Genomic window (Culex pipiens pallens isolate TS chromosome 3, TS_CPP_V2, whole genome shotgun sequence):
ACTGAGCCCTTTGTACAGCCCGCGCAAGCCCTCGGTCCGCGTAACATCGTAAAGGCACTGAACCATGTGGTTGCACACAAAGTGCCGCCCGAACGTGGTTCGATTGCGCGAAAATCCCTGTATCTGGAGCCGCTTCTTGGTCAAATCCAGCGGATAGACTAGCAGCTTCGTCGACAGCCCGGCCAGGCCACCGCACAAAAACAGTTCCGTCGACGGAAGCGGCGCCGTTTCCGGCAACCCCTCAAGCCTCTTCACCACACCCCCAAACAGGTTCAGGAACATAAACTGACCCCCGGTCAGCGGTGCAATCTGCAGCAACGCCGGGCCAACCCCCCTGTACAACCCGCGAACACCTTCCAGCCTATAAATCATTCCAAACGCTTGGAACGCATTCTTGTAGCCCTTCCCAGGATCCTGCGAAATCACCCTCGTTCGTATCACGTCCAACGGCATAATCGTAAGTGCCGCAAACGACCCGCTACAAGCgccacaaaaaaagtttctcgCACGATCGTGCTCCTTAAACACCGCCACATCCCGTAACACCCCGTTCAACCGTTCGTAGCACGAAAACTGCGAAAACCCGTACACCAAAGAAAGCACCTGCGCCGGATTGTGGCCCTTCCAGAACGCCAGCAAACCCTCCTCCCGGTAAATACACGACACCGACTGGGCGATCGACCGGTACTTGGAGATTTCCGAACTCGCCGCCACCGGTTCAACCTGCAGCTGCAGCCGGATCTTGAGCACGTCCAGCGGTTGGCACACGAACCGGGTGATGCAGCCGGTCATGCCGCCGGCCAAACCGGCGTACGAGGCGCGGTTCTCCCGCGGACGGTCCATTCGCTCTGGTTTCGTCACGTTTGGGCACGGTTACATCACGCGACGCGCCCAAGGACACCCGAATTTCGTGCTTTTGCGTAATGTCTGCAGGCGTTAATCCGGGAGAAccttgagaaaaaaatcaaatttattcccTCTAAACAAGCAGATTGTAAAACACTACTCACATTGAGGAAAATCTAATCAAACCAATTAAATACCAAATGCTACTGATTGTGGCAAGAAACGACAATCAACTAAAATATTCAACCTTGCTTGATTTACGGCACGCATGTGATGATTATGAGAACGTAAACAAAGTTTGCATGTGTTTACGTCAAAAGTGGCACGTTGTGGTGGATACCGGAGCTATCCCTTTGCCCACGGTGTTCGAAGATAGAAGTTttaaattacagtccagactcgattatccgtaggCCTCGGTAAAATGTCACTTCAAATAATCGGacctgttttgttttttattgttaagcTTGAATATTACCCCAACCATGCtctaaagtgattaagaatgttcaaatccaagatggcggggttgaaataataaaaaaatatttggtaacTATAAAAGCCAATCAACAACTAAAATTTGAGTGCAATtgggtcacagaactcgaatttaatgttaaacgtaagaaaataaaaaatacttatttttttttttgatcatgaTTCGTTTATCCCAAGTCCcatgtcccat
Coding sequences:
- the LOC120429155 gene encoding mitochondrial thiamine pyrophosphate carrier-like; translation: MDRPRENRASYAGLAGGMTGCITRFVCQPLDVLKIRLQLQVEPVAASSEISKYRSIAQSVSCIYREEGLLAFWKGHNPAQVLSLVYGFSQFSCYERLNGVLRDVAVFKEHDRARNFFCGACSGSFAALTIMPLDVIRTRVISQDPGKGYKNAFQAFGMIYRLEGVRGLYRGVGPALLQIAPLTGGQFMFLNLFGGVVKRLEGLPETAPLPSTELFLCGGLAGLSTKLLVYPLDLTKKRLQIQGFSRNRTTFGRHFVCNHMVQCLYDVTRTEGLRGLYKGLSPSLLKAGLTSAFYFSIYDGLLSLFNSGFRKAI